In Clupea harengus chromosome 13, Ch_v2.0.2, whole genome shotgun sequence, one DNA window encodes the following:
- the chs1 gene encoding chitin synthase 1 — MEELRHRGHKREGRHRDTWDPFQLNPIGAEKEQKRTCFKLGQHLVAIIVGLLVLTTAVLSKGSLLILCTLTSPSANGKDQEKQYYMLLLMVCLVVPNFLVFLKSLWKCAFKSFVTPNMKTMGIICLIESLAAFGTAVLVLIVMPQFDILTNLFISGGVTSVSSLLQIIFRLQKEKWKIIFPICSLFLVLTGYALLGVDYYVRVTSYVSEQKDSCYYYVVIGIFASILVSLNWWENPFQARKILEEDPRKRMLKELEGFRDFVFVISSLLRIVVIGGVWALYYSFIAAETIVWEDFSNLPSEMLNQGLSLFALQAICSALCHWFGVVACKIHAVKWSFALPVSLTGPVTLILGLIIFVARAETLDVGAVSGFTEFCTLLTKQVVEGQNKTEVLFEVSKSICRTSLNNHYETWPFGMLALEGVCMWLGLLTATQHVWKIKVQRIERTSQLFIRRLYESAFIDQSLLLNTKMKVMRARFQESKDEIENCVIYLCATMWHETYDEMLKILTSKFRLDRYRGDPKEEHNDCFDFECHIFVDDAFMTDEDTGKRLVNDYVNDLIHVVMEVYRVFTNKEPDEVSIIETPYGGRLVFVMPEGNMLYVHLKDKNLIRNKKRWSQIMYLYYLLGWKGYISKNPPKIIRQNNICRASLISLDGESYHLPNIDNDSKRRHITDNNTFILALDGDTDFQPEAMVLLVDRLRMYDSVGAACGRIHPTGMGPMVWYQKFEYAVGHWLQKTAEHVFGSVLCSPGCFSLFRGSALMDDNVLKRYTTKATRASEYVQYDQGEDRWLCTLLLQQGWRVEYNAASDAYTNSPEEFKEFYNQRRRWGPSTLANTLDLLHSGRETVKKNASISMIYIFYQIFTVGASILGPASVTLMVAGAFQFVLQIPGTEAIAIASIPPFVYMIICFVAKPNFQITVAAILSVLYAFLMTASFFSIIGDMVKQGTFITPTGLFLVSMAIMYLVTAILHPQEFTMIIYGLMYFICIPSGYLLLTIYSLVNMHIVSWGTRESSKAKETTKTKGTLCDRTCKLCCWDMHCQVTQDTESLVLQQMQQAVALRTNLAGQVNDTASRPQNDNLFETELKMISSSGVGEDLSDLESEKSESISSTTRKHSPYEDEYDDDEDKDDPILDDQEDFVAAPESDWIGPVKIEFLKKLTYANLKRNLQEQIRYTLRNKNQDDVCEDLVMNLTDVVNTELNSKVGPEDVLTESQLEELQYALNEGARRILKTNRMERLDKRVKRAIEKTLLAPQVVALPEDEKDFWVKLLERYLAPIVDDKAHLEEVTRELKSLRNKAVFLYFMLNLLWIVATFFLQAIGSEVISIKIPKLDPRNNSPTGEYMLVEPLSLMFLLSFAVLLLVQFLAMLYHRVYTLIHVVSYRSSEKDYKVKDDEEEEEELTLENQIALSSDDFFNEL; from the exons ATTTGTCTGATAGAGAGCTTAGCGGCCTTTGGGACAGCCGTGCTGGTGCTGATCGTGATGCCCCAGTTTGACATCCTCACCAACCTATTCATCTCGGGCGGCGTGACCTCCGTCTCCTCCCTGCTGCAGATCATCTTCCGCCTCCAAAAGGAGAAGTGGAAAATCATCTTCCCCATATGTTCGCTGTTCCTCGTCTTGACCGGCTACGCACTCCTAGGCGTGGACTACTACGTCCGTGTCACCTCCTATGTGTCAGAACAAAAAGACAGCTGCTACTATTATGTTGTTATTGGCATATTCGCGTCTATCCTGGTGTCACTGAACTGGTGGGAGAATCCATTTCAAGCCAGGAAAATTCTCGAAGAAGATCCCAGAAAACGAATGCTCAAAGAGTTAGAGGGCTTCAGagactttgtgtttgttatCTCCAGCCTGTTGAGGATCGTAGTCATCGGGGGAGTGTGGGCCTTGTACTACAGTTTCATAGCAGCAGAAACGATTGTGTGGGAAGACTTCTCTAATCTCCCCAGTGAGATGTTAAACCAGGGCCTCAGTCTTTTTGCCCTGCAAGCCATTTGCTCAGCTCTCTGCCACTGGTTCGGAGTGGTGGCGTGCAAGATCCATGCTGTGAAATGGAGCTTCGCCCTTCCTGTTTCCCTCACCGGACCTGTCACCCTTATTCTCGGCCTCATCATCTTTGTGGCCCGAGCCGAAACACTAGACGTTGGCGCTGTTTCTGGGTTCACAGAATTTTGTACACTCCTGACAAAACAGGTGGTCGAAGGACAAAATAAAACTGAAGTGCTGTTTGAAGTGTCCAAGAGTATTTGCCGGACCTCCCTGAATAACCACTATGAAACCTGGCCATTTGGCATGCTTGCTCTGgaaggggtgtgtatgtggcttGGACTgctcacagcaacacaacatGTCTGGAAAATCAAGGTCCAGAGGATTGAAAGAACCTCACAGTTATTCATTCGTCGCCTGTACGAATCGGCCTTCATAGACCAGTCTTTGCTGCTTAACACCAAAATGAAGGTTATGCGAGCAAGGTTCCAGGAGAG TAAGGACGAAATTGAGAACTGCGTGATTTACCTCTGTGCAACTATGTGGCATGAAACCTATGATGAAATGCTCAAGATTCTCACGTCAAAGTTCAG GTTGGACAGATACAGAGGAGACCCAAAGGAGGAACATAACGACTGCTTTGACTTTGAGTGTCACATATTCGTTGATGACGCCTTTATGACAGACGAGGACACAGGGAAAAGATTAGTCAATGACTATGTAAATGATCTCATCCATGTTGTCATGGAAGTGTACAG GGTATTTACCAACAAAGAACCAGACGAAGTGTCAATTATTGAAACTCCCTATGGTGGGCGACTGGTTTTTGTCATGCCAGAGGGAAACATGTTGTATGTTCACCTCAAAGATAAAAATCTGAtccgcaacaaaaaaagatGGTCACAG ATAATGTATCTTTACTATCTTCTTGGATGGAAGGGCTACATTTCGAAAAACCCACCAAAGATAATA AGACAGAATAATATCTGCCGCGCCAGTCTCATCTCGTTGGATGGGGAAAGCTACCACCTGCCAAATATTGACAATGACAGTAAAAGGAGGCACATCACCGACAACAACACATTCATCTTGGCACTGGACGGAGATACTGACTTCCAACCCGAAGCCATGGTCTTGCTGGTTGATCGTCTCAGAATGTATGACAGTGTTGGTGCTGCCTGTGGGAGAATTCATCCAACTGGAATGG GTCCAATGGTGTGGTATCAGAAGTTTGAATATGCAGTCGGTCACTGGCTTCAGAAGACTGCAGAACACGTCTTTGGATCAGTCCTTTGTAGTCCTGGGTGCTTCAGTTTATTCAGGGGATCTGCACTGATGGATGACAATGTTCTAAAAAGATACACCACCAAAGCAACCAGAGCTTCAGAGTATGTCCAATATGACCAAG GTGAGGACCGCTGGCTGTGcactctgctgctgcagcagggcTGGCGGGTGGAGTACAACGCTGCGTCGGACGCCTACACCAACTCCCCTGAGGAGTTCAAGGAGTTCTACAACCAGAGGCGGCGCTGGGGGCCCTCTACGCTGGCCAACACCTTGGACCTGCTCCACAGCGGAAGGGAGACGGTGAAGAAGAACGCCTCCATCTCGATGATCTATATCTTCTACCAGATTTTCACAGTGGGCGCCTCCATCCTCGGGCCGGCCTCTGTCACTTTGATGGTAGCAG GTGCTTTCCAGTTTGTGCTTCAAATCCCAGGTACCGAGGCTATCGCCATAGCATCCATACCCCCATTCGTCTACATGATCATTTGCTTCGTGGCCAAACCAAACTTCCAGATCACAGTTGCGGCAATTCTAAGTGTTCTGTATGCCTTCCTGATGACAGCATCGTTCTTCTCTATCATTG GTGATATGGTGAAACAGGGAACATTCATCACCCCGACTGGTCTTTTCCTGGTGTCCATGGCCATCATGTATCTGGTCACGGCTATTCTCCACCCTCAGGAGTTCACCATGATCATCTACGGGCTCATGTACTTCATCTGCATACCCAGCGGCTACCTGCTACTCACCATCTACTCCCTGGTGAACATGCACATCGTGTCCTGGGGCACCCGCGAGTCCAGCAAGGCCAAGGAGAcgacaaaaacaaaaggcacGCTGTGCGATCGCACCTGCAAGCTGTGCTGTTGGGACATGCACTGCCAGGTGACTCAGGATACGGAGAGCCTGGTCCTTCAGCAGATGCAGCAAGCCGTGGCGCTTAGAACAAATCTGGCTGGACAAGTGAACGACACAGCGAGCAGGCCACAAAACGACAACCTGTTCGAAACAGAGCTGAAAATGATAAGCAGTAGCGGAGTTGGGGAAGACCTGAGCGATTTGGAATCTGAAAAAAG TGAGAGTATAAGTAGCACTACAAGGAAACATTCCCCTTATGAAGatgaatatgatgatgatgaagacaaaGATGATCCGATTTTGGATGACCAAGAAGATTTCGTGGCTGCACCTGAAAGTG ACTGGATTGGCCCTGTGAAGATAGAGTTCTTGAAGAAGCTGACCTATGCCAACCTGAAGAGGAACCTGCAGGAGCAGATCCGCTACACCTTGCGGAACAAGAACCAGGATGACGTGTGCGAGGACCTGGTGATGAACCTCACAGATGTGGTGAACACCGAACTGAATAGCAAGGTGGGCCCAGAGGATGTGCTAACAGAGAGTCAGTTGGAGGAGCTGCAGTACGCCCTGAATGAGGGGGCAAGAAGGATCCTGAAGACTAACCGTATGGAAAGGCTGGACAAGAGGGTAAAACGAGCCATCGAAAAAACTCTTCTTGCACCCCAGGTTGTGGCACTGCCCGAG GATGAGAAAGATTTCTGGGTCAAACTGCTTGAGAGGTATCTGGCCCCCATTGTTGATGACAAAGCACATCTGGAGGAGGTGACTCGAGAATTGAAGTCTCTGCGTAACAAG GCAGTGTTTCTGTATTTTATGCTGAACCTTTTGTGGATCGTCGCAACGTTCTTCCTGCAAGCCATCGGCAGTGAAGTCATAAGCATAAAGATCCCGAAGCTTGATCCCAGGAACAActcaccaacaggagaatacaTGTTAGTGGAGCCCCTCAGTCTGATGTTCCTGCTGTCCTTTGCCGTTCTTCTGCTGGTTCAGTTCCTTGCCATGCTTTATCACCG GGTGTACACGCTTATCCATGTGGTCTCCTACCGAAGTAGCGAGAAAGATTACAAAGTGAAGGATGAC gaggaggaagaagaggagctgACTCTGGAAAACCAAATTGCACTCTCCAGTGATGACTTTTTTAATGAATTGTAA
- the mpc1 gene encoding mitochondrial pyruvate carrier 1 → MAGVLARKAVDHLKSKEMREYLMSTHFWGPVANWGLPIAAMADMKKSPEIISGRMTFALTCYSLLFMRFAYKVQPRNWLLFACHLTNETCQLIQGGRLIKYNMEKKLAK, encoded by the exons ATGGCTGGAGTTTTAGCACGTAAAGCCGTTGATCACCTGAAGAGCAAGGAGATGAGAGAGTATTTGATGAG CACG CATTTCTGGGGGCCAGTGGCTAACTGGGGTCTACCCATCGCTGCTATGGCCGACATGAAGAAAAGTCCTGAGATTATCAGCGGGAGGATGACGTTTG ctctgACGTGCTATTCCCTCCTCTTCATGAGGTTTGCTTACAAAGTTCAGCCAAGGAACTGGCTACTGTTTGCCTGTCACTTAACCAACGAGACATGTCAACTGATACAAGGAGGACGGCTTATCAAGTACAA cATGGAAAAGAAGTTGGCCAAATAA
- the rps6ka2 gene encoding ribosomal protein S6 kinase alpha-2 yields MDTSMRKFTVRRWFSVYLGKKSRSKSSSLCKLEDDGILKEFDISNHVKEGFEKADPSQFELLKVLGQGSYGKVFLVRKIVGSDKGQLYAMKVLKKATLKVRDRVRSKMERDILAEVNHPFIVKLHYAFQTEGKLYLILDFLRGGDLFTRLSKEVMFTEEDVKFYLAELALALDHLHSLGIIYRDLKPENILLDEEGHIKITDFGLSKEAIENDKRAYSFCGTIEYMAPEVVNRRGHTQSADWWSFGVLMFEMLTGSLPFQGKDRKETMALILKAKLGMPQFLSPEVQSLLRALFKRNPSNRLGAGPDGVEEIKRHTFFATIDWNKLYRREIKPPFKPAVGRPEDTFHFDPEFTSRTPTDSPGVPPSANAHQLFRGFSFVATNLSPEQSIVETRQSVVNPIVQQLHGNNIRFTDGYELKEDVGIGAYSVCKRCVHRITSVEYAVKIIDKAKKDPSEEIEILLRYGQHPNIITLKDVYDDGKYVYVVMELMRGGELLDRILLQKCFSEREASAVLCTLTKTVEYLHSQGVVHRDLKPSNILYVDETVDPESIRICDFGFAKQLRAENGLLMTPCYTANFVAPEVLKKQGYDAACDIWSLGILLYTMLAGFTPFANGPDDTSEEILARIGSGKYALTGGNWDLVSDAAKDIVSKMLHVDPHQRLTAPQVLRHQWIVDREQLSQSQLIRQDVQLVKGAMAATYFALNRSPQAPKLEPVLSSCLAQRRGMKRLTSTRL; encoded by the exons GACGATGGAATCTTGAAAGAGTTTGACATTAGCAATCATGTGAAAGAGGGCTTTGAAAAGGCAGATCCTTCTCAGTTTGAATTGCTCAAGGTTTTGGGTCAAGGCTCTTACGGAAAG GTCTTTCTGGTACGGAAAATTGTAGGTTCAGATAAAGGGCAACTCTACGCCATGAAGGTTTTAAAGAAGGCCACTCTTAAAG TGCGAGATCGTGTGCGATCAAAAATGGAGAGGGATATTTTAGCAGAGGTGAATCACCCGTTCATAGTCAAACTCCACTATG CCTTTCAAACAGAGGGGAAGCTGTACCTCATTCTTGACTTCCTCAGAGGTGGTGATCTTTTCACTCGGCTGTCCAAGGAG GTGATGTTTACTGAAGAGGATGTGAAGTTTTACCTGGCTGAGCTGGCCTTGGCACTGGACCATCTTCACAGCCTGGGCATCATCTATCGCGACCTCAAGCCCGAAAA CATCCTTCTTGATGAGGAGGGCCACATCAAGATAACTG ATTTTGGCTTGAGTAAAGAGGCCATAGAGAACGACAAGAGAGCATACTCCTTCTGCGGGACAATCGAGTACATGGCCCCTGAGGTGGTCAACAGAAGAGgccacacacagagtgcagacTGGTGGTCTTTTGGTGTCTTAATG TTTGAAATGCTGACAGGTTCACTCCCTTTCCAAGGCAAAGATCGGAAGGAGACCATGGCACTGATTCTAAA GGCCAAATTGGGAATGCCACAGTTTTTAAGTCCTGAAGTGCAAAGCCTGTTACGGGCACTTTTTAAAAGAAATCCTTCCAACCGATTAG GTGCGGGACCAGATGGAGTGGAGGAGATCAAACGACATACATTTTTTGCAACCATTGACTGGAAT AAATTATACAGACGAGAGATCAAGCCTCCCTTCAAACCAGCAGTGGGGAGGCCTGAGGACACCTTCCACTTTGATCCGGAGTTCACCTCCCGAACACCAACAG aCTCACCCGGAGTACCCCCCAGTGCCAACGCCCATCAACTCTTTAGGGGCTTCAGCTTTGTTGCCACCAACCTCAGCCCGGAGCAATCGATAGTGGAGACGCGCCAGTCCGTGGTCAACCCTATCGTTCAG CAACTCCATGGGAATAACATCCGCTTCACTGACGGCTATGAGCTTAAGGAGGATGTGGGCATCGGGGCATACTCTGTGTGCAAGCGCTGTGTCCACAGGATCACTAGCGTGGAGTATGCAGTCAAA ATTATTGACAAGGCCAAGAAGGATCCATCGGAGGAGATAGAGATTCTCCTGAGATACGGGCAGCACCCCAACATCATCACCCTGAAAGAT GTGTATGATGATGggaagtatgtgtatgtggtgatggagctgatgagaggaggggaactGCTGGACAGGATCCTCCTTCAGAAGTGCTTCTCTGAGCGGGAGGCCTCAGCGGTTCTCTGCACCCTCACAAAGACCGTGGAGTATCTCCATTCCCAAGGG GTCGTCCATCGTGACTTGAAGCCAAGCAATATCCTCTATGTGGACGAGACGGTGGATCCAGAGTCCATTCGAATCTGTGACTTTGGCTTTGCCAAGCAGCTAAGAGCTGAGAACGGCCTGCTCATGACGCCATGTTACACGGCTAACTTTGTAGCTCCAGAG GTCCTGAAAAAGCAGGGATATGATGCAGCCTGTGACATCTGGAGTCTGGGAATTTTACTCTACACCATGTTGGCAGG ATTCACCCCTTTTGCCAATGGCCCTGATGACACGTCAGAAGAAATCCTTGCCCGGATTGGCAGCGGTAAATACGCCCTTACGGGTGGCAACTGGGACTTGGTATCAGATGCTGCAAAG GACATTGTGTCCAAGATGCTACATGTGGACCCTCATCAGCGGCTGACAGCACCGCAGGTCCTCAGGCACCAGTGGATTGTGGATCGGGAGCAGCTCTCACAGAGCCAGCTCATCAGACAAGACGTGCAGCTGGTGAAG ggTGCAATGGCTGCCACCTATTTTGCCCTTAATCGGTCGCCTCAAGCACCAAAGCTGGAGCCTGTGTTGTCATCTTGTTTGGCTCAGAGAAGAGGAATGAAGAGGCTCACATCCACACGGTTATAG